A single window of Sphingobium sp. SCG-1 DNA harbors:
- a CDS encoding LysR family transcriptional regulator, translated as MDLRQLRYFIAVAETRNFHRAAERMNVSQPPITVAIRRLESELGQTLFLREPRGVTLTPAGQAALPYAREAIIAADQLKGVVRDGASGLRGRLRLGIIGSATHDLLPRVVPNFCKAFPNVQLELEEMTSVDIVQALGNQLIDVGFIRLPVIDTASVQINIIERDELVIVLPATDPLAGRKRMALAQLADRPFVLFNAISILNAITHIACQRAGFSPHIQQHATQVHTVLSLVEAGLGVALIPGRSARFISDRLRIIRLSEPIPIELGIAFPPDASPLARNFVTTALQVCDSQMQSHTAD; from the coding sequence ATGGATCTTCGCCAGCTTCGTTATTTCATCGCCGTGGCGGAGACCCGGAATTTCCATCGGGCGGCCGAACGCATGAACGTGTCTCAGCCCCCGATTACCGTTGCGATCCGCAGGCTGGAAAGCGAATTAGGCCAGACGCTGTTCCTGCGGGAGCCACGAGGCGTGACCCTGACTCCCGCGGGGCAGGCAGCCCTGCCCTATGCACGCGAGGCGATCATCGCGGCCGACCAATTGAAGGGCGTTGTCCGTGATGGCGCTTCGGGACTGCGGGGAAGGTTAAGACTAGGTATCATCGGCTCGGCGACCCATGATCTACTGCCGCGCGTCGTCCCGAACTTTTGCAAGGCATTTCCGAACGTCCAGCTCGAATTGGAAGAAATGACCAGCGTCGATATCGTCCAAGCCCTTGGCAACCAGTTGATCGACGTCGGCTTCATCCGCTTGCCTGTGATCGACACGGCATCCGTCCAGATCAACATTATTGAACGCGACGAGTTGGTCATCGTGCTGCCCGCTACAGATCCGCTTGCCGGCCGGAAGCGCATGGCCCTGGCGCAATTGGCCGACCGGCCGTTCGTCCTGTTCAACGCGATCAGCATTTTGAACGCCATCACACATATCGCCTGTCAACGCGCTGGCTTTTCCCCGCACATCCAGCAGCATGCCACGCAGGTTCATACGGTATTGAGCCTGGTCGAAGCCGGCCTTGGCGTTGCGTTGATCCCCGGACGCAGCGCCCGCTTCATCAGCGATCGCCTGCGTATCATCCGCCTGTCGGAGCCGATCCCGATCGAACTGGGCATCGCGTTTCCGCCGGACGCAAGCCCGCTCGCTCGCAATTTCGTCACGACCGCGCTACAGGTCTGCGATAGTCAAATGCAATCGCATACTGCCGATTAA
- a CDS encoding crotonase/enoyl-CoA hydratase family protein, which translates to MAEDIPVTETPFLLIERDGPVVIATLNRPDVRNAIAETAHSDEIADFCAQMTRDGSVRAIVLTGAGSAFCAGGNVKHMLEKKGMFEGSPQTLRNAYRTGIQRIPAALYELEVPVIAAVNGPAIGAGLDLACMCDVRIASSSALFAESFVKLGIVPGDGGAWLLPRIIGMARATLMTLTGDTIDAAKALDYGLVGEVVPPQDVLPRALAVAASIAANPGHATRLAKRLLREGQDMKLAPLLELSAAYQAIAHHTYDHEEAVAAFLEKRPPAFQDR; encoded by the coding sequence ATGGCAGAGGATATTCCAGTGACCGAAACGCCCTTCCTGCTCATCGAGAGAGATGGCCCCGTGGTTATCGCCACGCTGAACAGGCCCGACGTTCGAAACGCGATCGCCGAAACGGCGCACAGCGATGAGATAGCCGACTTTTGCGCGCAAATGACGCGCGACGGTTCGGTGCGCGCCATTGTTCTGACGGGCGCGGGGTCGGCCTTCTGCGCCGGCGGCAACGTAAAGCATATGCTTGAGAAAAAGGGCATGTTCGAAGGATCGCCACAGACGCTGCGCAACGCCTATCGCACCGGCATTCAGCGCATTCCGGCGGCGCTCTATGAACTGGAAGTGCCCGTCATCGCGGCCGTCAATGGACCGGCGATCGGCGCGGGCCTTGATCTTGCATGTATGTGCGATGTCCGCATCGCGTCGTCGTCCGCGCTGTTTGCCGAAAGCTTCGTGAAACTCGGGATCGTTCCGGGCGATGGTGGAGCATGGCTACTGCCCCGCATCATCGGGATGGCGCGCGCCACCTTGATGACGCTGACGGGCGACACGATCGACGCGGCCAAGGCGCTGGACTATGGGCTGGTCGGCGAAGTCGTTCCGCCGCAGGATGTGCTGCCGCGCGCATTGGCCGTTGCCGCGTCGATAGCCGCAAATCCGGGTCATGCCACCCGCCTCGCCAAGCGTTTGTTGCGCGAGGGGCAGGATATGAAATTGGCGCCGCTGTTGGAATTGTCCGCCGCCTATCAGGCGATTGCGCACCACACCTATGATCATGAAGAGGCCGTGGCCGCATTTCTGGAAAAACGGCCGCCTGCGTTTCAGGATCGGTAG
- a CDS encoding acetyl-CoA C-acetyltransferase, with product MADAYIVDAFRTAGGRRRGRLAGVHPALLAAATLDALVDRTKIDPSAIEDVIMGCVTQAGEQALNIGRHAILESRLPLSVPAVTIDRQCGSSQQALQFAAQAVMSGTQDVVVAAGVESMSRAALGLSLPPEAGNPRTAAVLDKFGIARFSQFEGAEMIATKWGFTREQMDAFGLESHRRAVAATQAGAFDDEIIPIEVTLPDGTTEMHVRDEGIRYDSTLQSMASLQPLAPGGALTAATSSQICDGSSAALIVSERALKEHGLVPSARIVNLTITGGDPVIMLEEPLFATEKALKRAGLSIGDIDLYEINEAFASVPMAWLQHHKADPERLNVNGGAIALGHPLGASGTKLMATLIHALAARGKRYGLQAMCEGGGMANVTIVERL from the coding sequence ATGGCCGACGCCTATATAGTTGATGCATTCAGGACCGCCGGCGGACGTCGTCGCGGACGTCTGGCCGGTGTCCACCCCGCGCTACTGGCTGCGGCGACGCTGGACGCGCTGGTCGATCGCACGAAGATCGATCCATCGGCGATCGAGGATGTCATCATGGGCTGCGTGACACAGGCAGGCGAGCAGGCGCTGAACATCGGCCGCCATGCAATATTGGAATCACGCCTGCCGCTGAGCGTGCCGGCTGTCACGATCGATCGCCAGTGCGGATCGTCACAGCAGGCTCTCCAGTTCGCCGCGCAGGCGGTGATGTCTGGAACGCAGGACGTAGTCGTGGCGGCGGGTGTGGAAAGCATGAGTCGCGCAGCCTTGGGCCTGAGCCTGCCCCCGGAAGCCGGGAACCCACGCACGGCGGCGGTTCTCGACAAGTTTGGCATCGCGCGCTTTAGCCAGTTCGAGGGCGCGGAAATGATCGCCACCAAATGGGGCTTCACCCGCGAACAGATGGACGCCTTCGGGTTGGAGAGCCATCGGCGTGCCGTCGCCGCGACGCAAGCCGGTGCATTCGACGATGAAATCATTCCTATCGAAGTCACTCTGCCGGATGGCACGACCGAAATGCATGTGCGCGACGAAGGCATTCGATATGACTCAACGCTTCAATCGATGGCCAGCCTGCAACCGTTGGCGCCGGGAGGCGCGTTAACGGCGGCCACTTCAAGTCAGATTTGCGATGGTTCCAGCGCCGCGCTGATCGTGTCCGAACGCGCACTGAAGGAGCATGGGCTGGTTCCTTCCGCACGGATCGTGAACCTGACCATCACCGGCGGCGACCCGGTGATTATGCTGGAGGAACCGCTGTTCGCGACGGAAAAGGCCCTCAAGCGTGCAGGGTTGAGCATCGGCGACATCGATCTGTACGAGATCAACGAGGCCTTCGCTTCGGTGCCGATGGCGTGGCTGCAACATCACAAGGCCGATCCAGAGCGGCTGAACGTGAACGGCGGGGCCATCGCCCTGGGCCATCCGCTGGGAGCGAGCGGCACGAAGCTGATGGCGACGCTCATCCACGCTTTGGCTGCGCGTGGCAAACGCTACGGCTTGCAGGCCATGTGCGAAGGCGGCGGCATGGCCAATGTCACGATCGTGGAACGGCTCTGA
- a CDS encoding acyl-CoA dehydrogenase family protein — protein sequence MFDTFAIASLPEADESLRSAVRDIIVRCAKGMPTDQRARSWQGFSAEFSRMLGAEGFLGLTLPEQYGGRDRGPFSRFVVVEELLCAGAPVAAHWMADRQSAPLILNYGTETQRQFYIPRICRGEALFCIGMSEPGAGSDLAGVRTRAERRDGGWLLNGQKIWTTHAVHSDYMIALVRTSGTSADRQGGLSQLIVDLKAPGVTVRPITDLTGDAHFSEVFFDNVELGEDALIGNEGEGWKQVTAELAFERSGPERIYSSVVLLDAWIRHVQSSRQIAARADVSPLVGRITAEFATLRAMSIACTARLAAGESPVLEASIVKDRGTSFEQLLPIVIGDDLAAHPDEAVSDELYRTLLYVTHIAPSFSLRGGTREILRGIIARGMGLR from the coding sequence GTGTTCGATACATTCGCCATCGCATCCTTGCCAGAGGCAGACGAGTCGCTTCGGTCCGCCGTGCGTGACATAATCGTCCGCTGCGCCAAGGGTATGCCAACCGACCAGCGTGCCCGATCATGGCAAGGTTTCAGTGCCGAATTCAGCCGGATGCTGGGAGCGGAGGGCTTTCTGGGACTGACACTGCCCGAACAATATGGCGGGAGGGATCGCGGCCCGTTTTCGCGCTTCGTGGTCGTCGAGGAGCTGCTGTGCGCCGGGGCGCCGGTTGCGGCACACTGGATGGCCGATCGGCAGAGCGCGCCGCTGATCCTCAATTATGGCACCGAAACACAACGGCAATTCTACATTCCGCGCATATGCCGGGGCGAAGCCCTGTTCTGCATCGGCATGAGCGAACCCGGTGCGGGGTCAGACCTGGCCGGCGTGCGCACCCGGGCAGAACGGCGCGATGGTGGATGGCTGCTGAACGGGCAGAAGATATGGACCACCCATGCGGTTCATTCCGATTATATGATCGCGCTGGTCCGCACTTCCGGCACCTCGGCCGATCGCCAGGGTGGCCTGTCGCAGCTGATCGTGGACCTGAAGGCGCCCGGCGTCACCGTGCGCCCGATCACGGACCTGACCGGCGACGCGCATTTTTCCGAGGTGTTCTTCGACAATGTAGAGTTGGGCGAGGATGCGCTGATCGGCAACGAGGGCGAGGGCTGGAAACAGGTAACCGCCGAACTCGCTTTCGAACGTTCCGGCCCGGAGCGGATATATTCGAGCGTGGTGCTGCTCGATGCCTGGATACGGCATGTGCAATCATCCCGGCAGATTGCCGCGCGCGCCGATGTGTCGCCGCTGGTTGGCCGTATCACAGCGGAATTTGCCACGTTGCGTGCCATGTCGATCGCCTGCACGGCCCGGCTCGCCGCCGGGGAAAGCCCCGTGCTGGAGGCCAGCATCGTTAAGGATCGCGGCACGAGCTTCGAACAGTTGCTTCCGATCGTCATTGGCGATGACCTGGCCGCACATCCCGACGAAGCGGTGAGCGACGAACTCTATCGCACCTTGCTGTACGTGACGCATATCGCGCCCAGTTTCAGCCTGCGCGGTGGAACGCGCGAAATACTGCGTGGCATCATCGCCCGTGGCATGGGCCTGCGTTAA
- a CDS encoding crotonase/enoyl-CoA hydratase family protein, which yields MTAFETLGYTVDDAIATITLNRPDRMNALTAQMANELVAAFDATDADDAVRAVIVTGAGDRAFCAGADIGQGRALFDYSQRQDAHARPVVNDVYLDMGGRVALRIFDSLKPVIGAVNGVAVGFGASILLPMDVRIAADIARFGFVFARRGIVPESASSWFLPRVVGISTALEWCYSGRVFDAGEALAGGLLRSVHDPDQLMAAARAMAHNFIADSAPVSLALTRQMMWKMLTVDHPMEAHRIDSRGVMDRGRSADALEGIAAFREKRKAQFSDRVSVDMPEFFPWWEDRAFE from the coding sequence ATGACGGCGTTCGAAACGCTCGGCTATACGGTCGACGACGCGATTGCGACGATCACGCTCAACCGCCCGGACAGGATGAACGCGTTGACCGCCCAGATGGCCAACGAACTCGTCGCCGCGTTCGATGCCACCGACGCAGACGATGCGGTCCGCGCCGTCATCGTCACGGGTGCGGGCGATCGCGCCTTTTGTGCTGGCGCCGACATTGGGCAGGGGCGGGCGCTGTTCGATTACAGCCAGCGCCAGGACGCGCACGCCAGACCAGTCGTGAACGATGTATATCTGGACATGGGCGGCCGCGTCGCGCTGCGCATCTTCGACAGCCTCAAACCCGTGATCGGCGCCGTCAACGGCGTGGCCGTGGGCTTTGGCGCGAGCATCCTTCTGCCGATGGACGTACGGATTGCGGCCGACATCGCCCGGTTCGGCTTTGTTTTCGCCAGGCGCGGTATCGTGCCGGAATCCGCGTCATCCTGGTTCCTCCCACGCGTTGTCGGCATTTCCACCGCACTCGAATGGTGCTATTCCGGCCGCGTGTTCGACGCCGGAGAGGCGCTGGCCGGAGGCCTGCTCCGGTCGGTCCACGACCCTGACCAGCTAATGGCCGCCGCACGCGCGATGGCGCATAACTTCATTGCTGACTCGGCGCCCGTGTCTCTGGCCCTGACCAGGCAGATGATGTGGAAGATGTTGACGGTCGACCACCCGATGGAAGCGCACCGGATCGACAGCCGGGGTGTCATGGACAGAGGCCGCTCGGCCGACGCCTTGGAAGGGATCGCGGCGTTCAGAGAGAAGCGTAAGGCGCAGTTCTCCGACAGGGTCTCGGTGGACATGCCGGAATTTTTCCCTTGGTGGGAGGATCGCGCGTTCGAATGA
- a CDS encoding IclR family transcriptional regulator has protein sequence MALRSIKSAERTLALFELFSAKQKPLTVGEIARFLNVPQPSITMLVQNLVALGYLDQDRYARTYTPTIRIALIGSWIHQTYVQDRQLEWRLDNLFNAVQETTFIGIQNGAHVQYILFIKAETPQRFDVQARMARPLATSAIGKALLSLKPDDMVRSLVHRANDEATDPRNKVSPHQIVAEMVDVRRNGYAETSGDVQDGIAVIAMPIQPLLGQSPIAVAVGGQIERMTSKKALILHELKKFSAALSADEDFRQASEMVASSQEGNDPAK, from the coding sequence ATGGCGTTGCGTTCCATAAAGTCGGCAGAGCGAACGCTGGCGCTGTTCGAACTGTTTTCGGCGAAACAAAAGCCGCTAACGGTGGGGGAAATCGCACGGTTCCTGAACGTGCCACAACCCAGTATCACCATGCTGGTGCAGAATCTTGTCGCGCTGGGCTATCTGGATCAGGACCGCTATGCCCGGACCTATACGCCGACCATAAGGATTGCGCTGATCGGCAGTTGGATCCATCAGACCTATGTGCAGGATCGCCAGCTGGAATGGAGGCTGGATAATCTGTTCAACGCGGTGCAGGAAACGACATTCATCGGCATTCAGAACGGAGCGCATGTTCAGTACATCTTGTTCATCAAGGCCGAGACACCCCAACGGTTCGATGTCCAGGCACGCATGGCCCGCCCGCTTGCGACATCTGCTATAGGAAAGGCGCTGCTGAGCCTGAAGCCGGATGACATGGTGCGCAGTCTGGTCCACCGCGCAAATGACGAGGCCACGGACCCCCGAAACAAGGTGAGCCCGCATCAGATCGTCGCCGAAATGGTGGACGTGCGCAGGAATGGCTATGCTGAAACGAGCGGCGATGTGCAGGACGGGATCGCGGTGATCGCCATGCCGATTCAACCATTGCTCGGCCAATCACCGATCGCCGTTGCGGTCGGCGGCCAGATCGAACGTATGACCAGCAAGAAGGCGCTGATACTGCACGAGCTGAAGAAATTCTCCGCCGCATTGTCAGCGGACGAGGATTTTCGTCAAGCGTCTGAAATGGTCGCGTCGAGCCAAGAGGGGAACGATCCGGCGAAGTGA
- a CDS encoding SDR family NAD(P)-dependent oxidoreductase: MNMTGQVEGKIAIITGAASGMGAAVARLMYANGANLVLADLSDSVVQLAAELGDRAVGIAGDVGASADAVAMVDLAVTRFGGADILCNIAGYPGDNRGTLVDCSDENFDKLVAVNFRGPFMTMKAAIPHMIARGGGSIVNVASTAALKGYPSLVVYGGSKAGLVALSRGAATEFAAQNIRVNTICPGPHETPMLLAAIEANPASRETIIANVPMRRLGKPEEIAQAIYFYASDASAFVTGTVLPVEGGQTA; this comes from the coding sequence ATGAACATGACGGGACAGGTCGAAGGCAAGATCGCTATCATCACTGGAGCCGCTTCGGGAATGGGCGCGGCGGTGGCGCGACTGATGTATGCGAACGGCGCCAATCTTGTCCTGGCCGACCTGTCGGACAGCGTGGTTCAGCTTGCCGCCGAACTGGGCGACCGGGCGGTCGGCATCGCAGGAGATGTGGGGGCCAGCGCCGACGCGGTTGCGATGGTCGACCTAGCCGTAACGCGGTTCGGCGGCGCAGATATCCTTTGCAACATCGCCGGCTATCCCGGCGACAATCGCGGAACGCTGGTCGATTGCAGTGACGAAAATTTCGACAAGCTGGTCGCCGTCAATTTCCGGGGGCCCTTCATGACGATGAAAGCCGCCATTCCTCACATGATCGCGCGGGGCGGCGGCTCTATCGTGAACGTCGCATCCACGGCCGCGCTCAAGGGCTACCCGTCGCTCGTTGTCTATGGTGGGTCGAAGGCCGGTCTCGTCGCCCTTTCGCGTGGCGCGGCCACCGAGTTTGCGGCGCAGAATATCCGGGTCAACACGATTTGCCCCGGCCCGCACGAGACCCCCATGCTGCTGGCAGCGATCGAAGCCAATCCCGCATCCCGGGAAACGATCATCGCCAATGTTCCGATGCGCCGACTGGGCAAGCCGGAAGAAATCGCACAGGCCATCTACTTCTACGCGAGCGACGCTTCGGCATTTGTCACCGGCACCGTGCTCCCGGTCGAAGGCGGACAGACCGCTTGA
- a CDS encoding cytochrome P450 has translation MDATGLRDRFGDAATLKAPYDYYAQIRDEEQVFFSKALNAFVVSRFADSEAVLKNTAVFVNTPPTNQATAMAAYTERYFKLYADAGVPHRVPVLAMTDGDLHLRYRELINPRFMPSAIKRMDDALVAVVDGLIDGFIERGADGEGSVDLYREYALLVPLYFFCDTLGVPRTHIQLMQDAGAASIALVTGGLLDEDGRVAAHLKLIEFAKFIQENIKRLRAAPDGSLLSHMIHSETRDGDHLSEQEVISMCATLNTGGNETTTNGLGNTLYAAIKDPQTLQRLTENRELIGKFIEEVMRFDSPIAAATRWASEDTVIGETPVPQGSCVHVRLASGNRDAEKYSHADQFDPGRANVRNHLGFGHGVHYCVGVHLSRSEIRIGLGRLLDRLVDMRIDTSKGPIEYAEAGMVHGLQALPIMFRKRTG, from the coding sequence ATGGACGCGACAGGATTGCGGGATCGCTTCGGCGATGCGGCCACGCTGAAGGCTCCCTATGATTATTACGCTCAGATCCGCGACGAGGAACAGGTGTTCTTTTCCAAGGCGCTGAATGCGTTCGTCGTTTCCAGATTTGCCGACAGCGAAGCCGTGCTCAAAAATACCGCCGTTTTTGTGAACACCCCACCCACCAATCAGGCGACCGCCATGGCCGCCTATACAGAACGCTACTTCAAACTTTATGCAGATGCCGGCGTGCCTCATCGCGTCCCCGTGCTGGCTATGACAGACGGCGATCTTCACCTGCGTTATCGCGAACTCATCAACCCGCGTTTCATGCCTTCCGCGATCAAGCGCATGGATGACGCCCTCGTGGCCGTCGTGGATGGGTTGATCGACGGCTTCATAGAGCGTGGCGCGGATGGTGAAGGCTCCGTCGATCTTTACCGCGAATATGCGCTGCTGGTTCCGCTGTATTTCTTCTGCGACACGCTCGGCGTCCCCCGGACTCACATCCAGTTGATGCAGGATGCCGGCGCGGCATCCATCGCCTTGGTGACTGGCGGCCTGCTTGACGAGGATGGCCGGGTCGCCGCGCATCTCAAGCTCATCGAATTCGCCAAGTTCATCCAGGAAAATATCAAGCGCCTGCGCGCGGCGCCCGACGGCAGTTTGCTGAGCCATATGATCCACAGCGAAACACGCGATGGCGATCATCTAAGCGAGCAGGAAGTCATATCGATGTGCGCCACCTTAAATACCGGTGGCAATGAGACCACGACCAATGGCCTTGGCAACACACTCTATGCGGCGATCAAGGACCCCCAGACTCTGCAACGGCTCACCGAAAATCGCGAGCTTATCGGGAAGTTCATTGAAGAGGTCATGCGCTTCGACAGCCCTATTGCCGCCGCCACACGCTGGGCCAGCGAAGATACGGTTATCGGCGAAACGCCCGTTCCCCAAGGCAGTTGCGTCCACGTCCGCCTGGCATCGGGCAACCGCGATGCGGAAAAATACAGCCATGCGGATCAGTTCGATCCCGGCCGGGCCAATGTCCGCAACCATCTGGGGTTCGGGCACGGCGTCCACTATTGCGTGGGCGTCCATCTGTCGCGATCGGAAATCCGAATCGGGCTTGGCCGACTGCTCGACCGGCTGGTGGACATGCGCATCGACACCAGTAAAGGCCCCATTGAATATGCGGAAGCGGGCATGGTCCACGGATTGCAGGCCCTGCCGATCATGTTCCGCAAGCGGACGGGCTGA
- a CDS encoding HpcH/HpaI aldolase/citrate lyase family protein, giving the protein MSTYIRPARLRRVQLSVPGSSEKMLAKAAASNADHVFCDLEDAVAPSAKVGARDLIANALNTLDWGRKTRCVRINDVTTPWCHDDIITLVEKAGRNIDTIMLTKPRNASDVMFLHHMLSQLEQKLKLERSIGIEVLIEEVEALQNVEEIAACTDRMECLIFGMGDYSASQGIDTRAIGEGGAYPGDIFHYARFRVTMAARAVGIDAVDGPFGNFRNELAYREQAIQARSLGMVGKWAIHPAQIDWALDAFTPAPEAVAHARKLEAAYREAEAQGLGAAQVDGAMIDAATVRLVRNTLVKADLIGM; this is encoded by the coding sequence TTGAGTACTTATATCCGACCCGCCCGCTTGCGCCGTGTGCAGCTGTCCGTACCGGGCAGCAGCGAGAAGATGCTAGCCAAGGCCGCAGCCTCAAACGCCGACCATGTGTTTTGCGACCTCGAAGACGCGGTCGCGCCGTCGGCCAAGGTCGGCGCACGCGATCTGATCGCCAATGCGTTGAACACCCTGGATTGGGGCCGCAAGACGCGGTGCGTGCGCATCAACGATGTCACGACGCCCTGGTGCCACGACGACATCATCACGCTGGTTGAGAAGGCCGGCCGCAATATCGACACGATCATGCTCACCAAGCCGCGCAACGCCAGCGACGTGATGTTCCTGCACCATATGCTGAGCCAGTTGGAACAGAAGCTGAAGCTGGAGCGCAGCATCGGCATCGAAGTGCTGATCGAAGAGGTCGAGGCTTTGCAGAACGTCGAGGAAATCGCAGCCTGCACGGATCGCATGGAATGTCTGATCTTCGGCATGGGCGACTATTCTGCGTCCCAGGGGATCGACACGCGGGCCATCGGCGAAGGCGGCGCGTATCCAGGCGACATTTTCCACTATGCGCGTTTCCGCGTGACCATGGCGGCGCGCGCCGTGGGGATCGATGCGGTCGATGGACCATTTGGCAATTTCCGCAACGAACTGGCCTATCGCGAACAGGCGATCCAGGCGCGCTCGCTGGGAATGGTCGGCAAATGGGCCATTCATCCCGCGCAGATCGACTGGGCGCTCGATGCCTTCACCCCGGCGCCGGAAGCAGTTGCTCATGCCCGCAAGCTGGAAGCCGCTTACCGGGAGGCGGAAGCGCAGGGCTTGGGCGCGGCGCAGGTGGACGGCGCGATGATTGACGCCGCCACCGTGCGGCTGGTGCGCAACACGCTGGTCAAGGCGGACCTAATCGGAATGTGA
- a CDS encoding acyl-CoA dehydrogenase translates to MDMIELLEPFQRMLDAIATPSEVRAVEEGGDAGPMWQEFAESGFMDALVAEEHGGAGLTLADIEPLLQAIGAQPVPLPVAETMVARALLANAGIDRPDGPILMVTGSALPVPCAAAASHALVDDGEQLHLSPMEALSPVTTGAYHSLSMRLTDTPSGEKLARPAGGLRAIAAVLRAALIAGAAERLTQMSTQFANERVQFGKPIGRQQAVQHMLAVMGEDMIACRIAAQLGLSKGLDVPMPVAAAAKITTSAAVPRIAATAHAVHGAIGISEEYDLQLLTRRLHEWRLADGSEGYWEALLGAARLASPDPTVDWVRTEIFA, encoded by the coding sequence ATGGATATGATCGAACTGCTCGAACCCTTCCAGCGCATGCTGGACGCCATCGCGACACCATCGGAGGTCCGCGCGGTCGAAGAGGGCGGCGACGCTGGCCCCATGTGGCAGGAGTTTGCCGAGTCTGGCTTCATGGACGCGCTGGTGGCGGAGGAACATGGCGGTGCCGGGCTGACGCTCGCCGATATCGAGCCATTATTGCAGGCGATCGGGGCGCAGCCCGTGCCCCTGCCCGTCGCCGAGACGATGGTCGCGCGGGCGTTGCTGGCCAATGCTGGCATCGATCGGCCCGACGGCCCGATCCTGATGGTGACGGGGTCCGCCCTGCCCGTGCCCTGTGCCGCCGCAGCCAGCCATGCGCTGGTGGATGATGGAGAACAGCTGCACCTTTCCCCGATGGAGGCGCTCTCGCCCGTGACGACCGGCGCCTATCACTCTCTGTCCATGCGACTGACCGACACCCCTTCGGGAGAGAAGCTTGCCCGTCCCGCCGGCGGTCTGCGCGCGATCGCGGCGGTCCTGCGCGCGGCGCTGATCGCGGGCGCGGCGGAACGACTGACGCAGATGTCCACCCAGTTCGCGAACGAGCGGGTTCAGTTCGGGAAGCCTATCGGTCGCCAGCAAGCGGTGCAGCATATGCTGGCGGTCATGGGCGAGGATATGATCGCCTGCCGAATAGCCGCGCAACTCGGCCTGTCGAAGGGGCTGGACGTACCCATGCCCGTCGCGGCGGCGGCAAAGATCACCACATCGGCGGCGGTGCCGCGCATTGCCGCGACGGCGCATGCGGTCCACGGCGCAATCGGCATCAGCGAAGAGTATGACCTTCAGCTGCTGACCCGCCGCCTGCATGAATGGCGGCTGGCGGACGGGTCCGAAGGATATTGGGAGGCACTGCTTGGCGCGGCGCGCTTGGCCTCACCCGATCCGACGGTTGATTGGGTAAGGACGGAGATCTTCGCCTGA